In Nocardioides sp. JS614, the sequence CGTCGAGCCGGGGTCCTGCCCGTCCTTCTGGGTGGTGACCAGCTGGTCGCCGACGAACCAGCCCTTCGGGATCCGCAGCCGGGCGTGTGGCATCGAGAGCTGCGGCCCCGTCGCGGGCGCCACCGTCGGCGCGGCGGAGGCGGTGCTGTCGGGGCCGTCGGTGGGGTCGGCCGGACCGGTGGCACCGGGGGAGCCGGCGGCGCTGCTGCTCGCGCCGCCGGGCGACGGGTCCGGGGGTGCGGCGCCGCTCGGGTCGCCGCCGGAGCAGGCGGTGCCCAGCGTCAGGACCGCGACCACGGCGGCCGCGGGGACCGAGGAGCGCACGTCGTCCTCCCGAGCTGGGTGCGGATGTGTCCCGTGGGCCTGAGCCTAACCACGCCGCCCGGTCGGCAAACCGGGTGAGCCGACAGGTTTGGGCCGTCCGGGTTGCGGGCAAGCGGCCGTCGACGGACACGCTTCCATCGGGGGAAGGTCGACGCAGATGCACGCCGTGGACATGCTCGGGACGCTCGGGCTTCCGGACGACCTGATCGAGGAGGTGCGCGGGATGCTCGCGTCCCGCGCCACGGCGCTCGAGGCCGCCGAACCCTCGCCCATCGGCGACGTGTTCGGCGGGTCCGCCCAGGGGGCGATCCTCGGCCGGCACGCCTCCCTCGCCCAGCGGCACGTCGCCGAGGCGGTCCTGGAGATGGTGGCCGGCCTGCGCGGCTACCGCGACGAGCTCGGCGCCCACCAGGCGCGGATGGGCGACACCGACACCCAGGGCGCAGCCGACCTGCGTCGGATCGAGCAGGCGACCGCGTGCGTCGCGGCGACCAGCTTCGCCACGAACGACGCCTGCGCGCTGCCCACCTCGGGAGCCACGCGGCCCGCGGACGGGGTGGGCGGGTGAGCGGCCCGCAGCGCGCGCGGCTGGACCGGGCGCTGGCCGGCGCCCACGAGGACGCGGTGACCTCGAGCGCGCGGGAGTGGGTCCGGTGCGTCGGCATCCTGCACGACATCGCGGCCGCCCTCGACGGCGCCTCGCCGGAGGTCAGACGAGAGATCGGCGGCCGGACCGGGCCCGCGATCGACGCCGCGTTCCAGCGGTCCAGCCAGGGCATGGTCCGGCGGGCCGACGACCTGGTCCGGGGCAGTACGGCGCTCCAGGCGGCGGCCGAGGCGATCGGCGCCGCGCGGGCCGAGCAGGAGCAGCTGCGGCACCAGCCGCTGACCGCGCCCGCGCCGTACGTCGCGGGCCCGGGTCCACGCACCGACGAGGACATCGCCAGGGAGGCCGCCGCGCGGCAGGCACAACGCGACTACGACCTCGCCTACGCCGACCAGGAGGCCCGGGCCCAGGCCCGCGCCGACCACCTGGACCGGGTGTTCGCCGCGTCCACCGCGACGATGAAGGACATCCACAAGGTGCCCGACCCCGAGCCGTCCGGCTCCGGCTCGGACACCTCCGGCGGGTCGGGGGCGGGGTCCGGCGGCGCCGTGCCGCACCCGGTCCCGGCGGGTGGCGGGAGCGGGCCCCGGGGCGACGGCCCGTCGTCGACCCGGCCGCCCGGCGGGTCCGGTGACGGCTCCGGCCACCACCATCCCGGCACCCACGGCACCCACGGCACCCACGGCGTGCCGCCGCCCGCACCGGGTGACGTCGGCGCGCCCCAGGGCGGCAGCGCCGTCGACGTCCCCGGCCCGACGCCCGTCGGAGCCCTCGGCGGCGCCGTACCGGTGGGCAGCCCCGGCGGCCTCGGTCTCGGCCTGGCCGGCGCCGCCACGGGCGGCCTCGGCGGCGGACCGCTCGGCACCGGCCTCGCGGCCGGTGGCATCCGCGGCGGGGTCGCCGGCCCCATCGTCACCGCCCCCGGGACCACGGCCGGCGGCGTCCGCGGCATCGGCGCCACCTCGCGTGCGGGGGTGACCGGTGCCCTCGGGCGACCCGGCGGGGTTGCTGCGGTCGGGTCCGGCCCGGGCAGCACCGGGCGCGGGACCGCGGCCCGCTCGAGCGGGGTCGCCTCCGGACGCGGCACGGGCCGGGGCGCGGGCGGCCGTGGCGCTGCCGGTGCACGCGGTTCGGGCGGTCGTGGCACGGGCGCGGCGGCCGGTGCCCGCAGCGGGCGCAAGCAGGACGACCGACACGGCGGGCGCGACCCGTTCGGCACCGTCGCCGAGGACTGGATCGACGACGAGGAGGTCGCTCCGGGCGTGCTCGACTGAGGTCGTCCGGCGGGTCCCGGGACTCCGTTCCCGCGACGTCCCGGGACGGGCGGGCAACGGCCCGCCGACGTGGGACCAACGACCCGGGGCAGGCCCCGTGCTGGCTGCCAGCATGAAGTCATGACCTACGGCGACACCGAGACAGGGGGCGCCGGCGCCGCCGGCGTGAGCGCGGCACGGCGAGAGATCGGGGTCACCGAGCTGATCCTGCGCGACGCCCACCAGAGCCTGATGGCGACGCGGATGGCCCTCGAGGACATGGTCGACGCGTGCGCCGACATCGACGCGGCCGGCTACTGGTCCGTCGAGTGCTGGGGCGGCGCGACGTACGACGCCTGCATCCGCTTCCTCAACGAGGACCCGTGGGAGCGGCTGCGCACGTTCCGCCGGCTGCTGCCCAACAGCCGCCTCCAGATGTTGCTGCGCGGGCAGAACCTGCTCGGCTACCGGCACTACGAGGACACGGTCGTCAACAAGTTCGTGGAGAAGTCGGCCGAGAACGGCATGGACGTCTACCGGACCTTCGACGCGCTCAACGACGTGCGCAACGTGCGGGAGGCGATCAAGGCCGTGCGCCGCGTCGGCAAGCACGCCCAGGGCACCATCTGCTACACCGAGAGCCCGCTGCACACGGTGCAGGGGTACGTCGACATGGCCCACGAGCTGATGGAGCTCGGCTGCGACTCGCTGTGCCTCAAGGACATGGCGGCGCTGCTGCGGCCGCAGCCGGCCTTCGACATCGTCGGGGCGATCAAGCAGTCGCTGGGCCAGGACGTCCGGGTGCACGTGCACTGCCACGCCACCACGGGCGTGACGCTGGTCAGCCTGATGAAGGCGATCGAGGCGGGCGCCGACGTGGTCGACACCGCGATCTCGTCGGTCTCGATGGGCCCCGGCCACAACCCGACCGAGTCGCTGGTCGAGATGCTCGCGGGCACGCCGTACGAGACCAAGCTCGACGACGCGCGGCTGCTCAAGATCAAGGACCACTTCGCGGTCGTGCGGCCCAAGTACACCGAGTTCATGTCCGCGATCACCGGCGTCGAGACCGAGATCTTCAAGAGCCAGATCCCCGGCGGCATGATCTCGAACATGGAGTCGCAGCTGCGCCAGCAGGGCGCGGGTGACCGGCTCAAGGAGGTCCTCGAGGAGGTGCCGCGGGTCCGCAAGGCCGCCGGCTACCCGCCGCTGGTGACTCCGTCCAGCCAGATCGTCGGCACCCAGGCCGTGTTCAACGTGCTGATGGGCCCCTACCAGGTGCTCACCGCGGAGTTCGCCGACCTGATGCTGGGCTACTACGGCGAGGCGATCGGCCCCCGCGACCCCGAGATCGTCGAGGCCGCCCGGCTGCAGACGAAGAAGGAGCCGATCGAGGTCCGGCCTGCCGACCTGCTCGAGCCCGAGTGGGACAAGCTCTGCGCCGAGGCCAACGCCCTCGAGGGTGCCGACGGCACCGACGAGGACGTACTGACCTACGCGATGTTCCCGGGCGTCGCGCCGAAGTTCTTCCTCGAGCGGCCCGAGGGCCCGAGGAACGTCGGCAAGGACCCCGCGCAGCAGGCGGCCGAGAAGCTCGCCGCCGCAGCGCCCGGCACCGGCCCGGTCACGGGCCCCATCCACTACGCCGTCTCGATGAACGGCCGCAAGCACGACGTCACCGTCGAGCGAGCCTGAAGGGAATCCGGTGAGCAAGCACAAGCAGCACCAGGCCTCCATGGAGGAGCGCACCTCCGAGCTCGCGGAGCGGCGCCACAAGGTCGAGCTCGGCGGCGGCGAGTCCCGCCAGCAGAAGCAGCACGACCAGGGCAAGCTGACCGCCCGCGAGCGGATCGAGGCGCTGATCGACCCCGGCACGTTCCAGGAGACGGGGATGTTCGCCCGGCACCAGTCGACGTACTTCGGGCTCGACAAGGCCGACTACCCGGCCGACGGCGTGGTCACCGGCGAGGGCGCCGTCCTCGGCCGTCCGATCCACGTAGCCAGCCAGGACTTCACGGTCGCCGGCGGCTCCGCGGGCGAGGTGCACAGCGACAAGGTCGTCGCGATGATGCAGGCGAGCCTGACCACCGGCACGCCGTTCGTGTTCATCAACGACTCCGGCGGCGCCCGCGTCCAGGAGGGCATCGGCTCCCTGGCCGGCTACGGCCGGGTGTTCTACAGCAACGTGCTGCTCTCCGGTGTGGTCCCGCAGATCGCGATCATCGCGGGGCCGTGCGCGGGCGGCGCGGCGTACTCCCCGGCGCTGACCGACTTCATCATCCAGACCCGCAAGGCCCACATGTTCATCACCGGGCCCAACGTGATCGCCCAGGTCACCGGCGAGCAGGTCTCCTCCGACGCGCTCGGCGGCGCGGACGCGCACATGGCGCGCTCCGGCGTCACCCACTTCGTGGCCGACGACGACGAGCAGGCGGTG encodes:
- a CDS encoding methylmalonyl-CoA carboxytransferase subunit 5S produces the protein MTYGDTETGGAGAAGVSAARREIGVTELILRDAHQSLMATRMALEDMVDACADIDAAGYWSVECWGGATYDACIRFLNEDPWERLRTFRRLLPNSRLQMLLRGQNLLGYRHYEDTVVNKFVEKSAENGMDVYRTFDALNDVRNVREAIKAVRRVGKHAQGTICYTESPLHTVQGYVDMAHELMELGCDSLCLKDMAALLRPQPAFDIVGAIKQSLGQDVRVHVHCHATTGVTLVSLMKAIEAGADVVDTAISSVSMGPGHNPTESLVEMLAGTPYETKLDDARLLKIKDHFAVVRPKYTEFMSAITGVETEIFKSQIPGGMISNMESQLRQQGAGDRLKEVLEEVPRVRKAAGYPPLVTPSSQIVGTQAVFNVLMGPYQVLTAEFADLMLGYYGEAIGPRDPEIVEAARLQTKKEPIEVRPADLLEPEWDKLCAEANALEGADGTDEDVLTYAMFPGVAPKFFLERPEGPRNVGKDPAQQAAEKLAAAAPGTGPVTGPIHYAVSMNGRKHDVTVERA